The Cryptomeria japonica chromosome 9, Sugi_1.0, whole genome shotgun sequence DNA segment aatttgaaaatCAAGTAAACTGCTGATTTGTGAGATTTtttgtgtagattctaaatatatattttttaaaaaattaaaaaaatttgtgGATATTTTTACGTAACTTTAATAACTTAATTTTTACACTAATCTGCATTTTTTAGAAGTGACTTTTATATTGTCATGCATAACATTTttaatagaaaaaataatttttttatttttaaaatatatatatttgttacaccaatatctagtgtatagatatttttgataattttttgttgcatataattttttagttaattttataagtcagagtaattgtaatttggacaaaGGTGTATGACATCATGCATAACTTTTATGTATGCATTTGAGTTAACTTCTTTTTTTTGTGTTGAAATCGGGATATCAATACCTAGAGAaaagatatttaaataaaaaaattctctatttttcctatttttttcatGTGTAAAACAAAGAGCTTAATGTTCAATGAAAAAAATACAttcataagaaattaaaaaaaaatatattaatgaaatcaaATATATCTGATTTTATtctttttggaaagcttataataagaatTACATACTTACAAAATAAAACCTCTAAATGAATTTATTTGACcgcccaaaagctaatgtaaaagtggtcttttgtcaacattttgataggtgtgaaggagaATCCATTGCATGTATGTTTTgagagtagagaggttctatcaaaAGGAGTTTGATCTAAGAAGCTTTGAGCTAATCTTGTTTAATAAATTCCTTCAAATGCGACCTCTCAaggattaaatcattatattttccaaaaaatatgcgattttagcaaaaatcagaatgtaccaaaaagtgtaacaaAAAACATATAACTTATAATAATCATCCAATATATCATCAACCAGATTAAAAAGATAGTATACACAAAGTATGTGTTGTAGATCTAGCTAAGATGTGTGTTTTCTTACTTTTTACTTTCTTGCTAAAGTTATCTCTTGTATATAAAATTAATGATGCTCAGCCCAACCACTCTTTATCTTTCAAAAGAATGCAACACAACCCAAGAGGTAGTAGGCATATCCTTTATGTTTATCACATTAGTCTCATAAGAATATTTAGATAAGttggttaccttgcaagaggaaaTATAGGCATGGCAAGCATGAAGAGGATTTTTTTTAGTTCATAAATGTGTCTAGTCATGAACATAAATTGGTTGTTTCAAGAATAATGTTgtttaaacttttcttgaataacatCTACATGTATACTCAAGAGATACGTCAATATTAAATAAGATGTTAAGGTATCTAGTAATAGTGTTGTGTTTCAACTCTTTCCATTACTTATGGATTCATGGTGGGTGGGGTTACAATAGGTCATCAAGAATTAGTTTTATTTATTggtaattaaaattagaattagttTTATTTATTGGTAATTTAAATTGCACAAAATTATTCTCAAATATGTTGTTTACTTTTGTAGTAGAGTTTGTATTGAATATCATGTTGTCATTACCAAAATATGAGTTGAGGACCTTAATATTACCAGAAAGGGAGGTGCCCTAGATAACATTATTATCTTTAAGTATGCTAGAAAAAGTATCTAAGTGTGTTAATTGTAAAAGTATAAAGAAATGAAGTAATGGGACAACCTTGAAAGACATAATTTTAGATATGGAATTAATGGAAAAGAGAACCACTAATCAACAATCTAATATTTACATCCATAAATAATATTCTAACATGAACACATATCTTGGAGCCATGTCCCAAGATATATTAAAGGGCACATTGTTAAATAAAGCTAAAAGAATAATATGAAATAAACACATACTAAATAAAAAACTATAATCTCTCTTTAGACATGAGCTAATAATCACATCAAAATCATAAtgtcctttataaaataataattacaaaCATTTTCACAACTTTTtaaaagttttttccaaaaatgatgattaaccattaaaaGCTTCATTTGAAGATCCATAAAAGTAGGGCTTATATTCActcattaaataaaaattaatatttatttttcctctcacaaaaaaaattaaaaaaatattttcttatgcTATAAGTTGTTTTAGCAAATTTTGGTTCTTGACAATGTAAGGTATAACAATTTATAAAATATACGTTATATTTTGTATTAAAATATAGTAAAATGTTTATTTATTCAGTACTTATCTTATGTCAAAGGGTTGTAGTTCAATTGGTTGGGTACAATTGATGAGGATGATGGTGCGTGATAAAAAAAGccatccaccaaggttcaaactcTCAAAGGCACATTTAGACCAAGTTTAACCCTTGGGTGAATTTGATGGACTAAATCCCCTACACATGACGACTTAGTCAAATGAAGCTTGTAGTTTAGATGTATGCTTACTCAGATCATTGTTATACATTATATAAAGGTTGAAATACCAACATTTATGCATGTTGTCATGTTTCCATCAAAAAATAATTTATCTTATTTAATTAACCTATATATTTATTAAGTGGTGTTTTTCTCTTACACCAACTTTTAATCATCATCACAATAAATGATAAGTAAAAACTTTGATTCAAATAAATAATTATGATATAGAAatcaaaattgatttattaaataatttttatattaGATTAAAAAGAGAATTGCAAAGAAGTTCCCTAACAAGCAGTTCAAACATAAACTATTCAAACATAAACTATTCAAAAGTTACAAACTAATGCTAGCAAGTAACCCTAACAAAAGCAAACCTAAATGGGGAAATAATCAAGGATAGAACAATAGGAGGCCACAATCCAAGAGAGGAAAACAACCAatacaatatatataataaaacATATGTGATGGAATTTAGCCACCCATTATATCACCAACTAGACAATTTTATATATCTAAATTAGATGTATTTTCTTAGTTTACATTTTTTGTCTTTGGATATAAAAACCAATGATAGACAGGTTCCCTTTGTCCTTTGGAAGAATGTAAATTAACCAAGAGATAGCAAGCATGCCCTTTTAGTTATCTCATTCGACTCGTAAGAAGCTTTAGAAAAGTTGTGTTGGCTGGTTATATTAGGTTTTAGAGGGTAACCAATTGGGTCATCAAGAAGGTTTTGTTTGTTACATGTGTGCATCCAACCATGGACATGAACTAGTTAGTCTAAGAATTATACTCTTTTAACTCTTCTTTATTTTCATCTCCACGTATTATTAAGAGGAATTAATGCAAATTGAGATGTTAAGGTATCTACTAATAGTGTCATGTTTCACCTCTTTTGACTTCTCAGGGATCCATGGTGGGTGGGAGTTAGGAAAGATTATCAAGAATTTAATTTTGTGCATTGTTAATTGGGAGCTAGAGATTGCAAAAACAATATTGAGATATCCAAAGTATTATTTACCTCTTGGGTAGAATTTTGAATGAAGATAATGTTATCATTAGCAAAATGTGAGTTTAGGGCTATAGTATTATTGGGAAGTGACCACACCCAAATAAGGTTATTAGTTTGGACATGTTAGAAAAAGTATATGAGAGTGTCAATTACAAGAATATAGACAAACGAAGTAAGGGAACAATCATGAAAGATGGACTTCAGAAAAAAAAATCTAAGAGAGGGAGAACCATTGATTATCAATTTGATATTTACGTATATAAATAGCATTCTAACATACACATATTATGGGGTCATGTCCCAAGATATATTCAAGgacatatattattaaataaagttaaaataaCAATGTGAAATAAAAACCGACACAAGCATTGAATTAAAAACTATAATCTCTCTCTATAGGTTGACAAATAATCACATCAAAATAATAATGTCCATTacaaaataataattacaaaaacTTTGTACAACTTTTTAAAAGTTCCCCTAAAATGATGATTAATCATTAGAAACTTCATTTAAAGATTCACAAAAACAGAACTTTTATTCACCCATTtagctttaaaaaaaaattctcttacaaaataatatttttaaaaaattaattaaatattaaaaacttttaaaaataataGTACAATTTATGTACATATGATTCAAATCTTTTACAACATAAAAGATTACAAtttataaaatatacatatatttcatattgaaatacaatataaaaatttaATATCAAACTAGAATAAAATGTCTCCTCaatagaattcaacatgctataatCCCATCAATAAACTAATCACCCATTAACCTGAACTTTAAATTATTTTATAGATATATTTTAAATgtaaacaatttttaaaaataagaatacaaatttatttatatattatctaAACCTTTCACAACATTACATGTACATGtactacatgtatatgtatatgtatatttcatattaaaatacaataaaaaatctAACATCAAACTATAATAAAATATCTAATACAAAATAATTCCATATGCTATAATCCCACATATAAACTAAGAAATCATAGACTAAAAGGCatcttccttttcttttgaaataaaattattttctttcttagacgataatatatacatatataaatacgtaaaaacaaaataaaaacaaaatctaAGAGAGGGAGAACCATTGATTATCaatttgatatttatatatataaagagCATTCTAACATACACATATTATGGGGTCATATCCCAAGATATAATATGAAATAAAAACCGACACAAGCATTGAATTAAAAACTATAATCTCTCTCCATAGGTTGACAAATAATCACATCAAAATAATAATGTCCATTACAAAATAATAATTACAaacactttttacaactttttaaaaattccCCTAAAATGATGATTAATCATTAGAAACTTCATTTAAAGATCCACAAAAAAAAAAGACTTTTATTCACCCATTAACATGAGCTTTAAAAAAAATCCTCttacaaaataatatttttaaaaaaaaattaaatatagaaaacTTTTTAAAATAATAGTACAAGTTTATGTACATATTATTCAAATATTTTGCAACATAAAAGATTACAatttataatatatacatatatttcatattgaaatacaatataaaaatttaATATCAAACTAGAAAAAAATATCTACTCAAATTAGATATATTTTAAATgtaaacaatttttaaaaataagaacacaaatttatttatatattatctaAATCTTTCACAACATTTAATGTATGTGTGTATCCATGGGTGTATGTTTAtaaatgtatatgtgtatatatatatatgtacatgtacatatactacatgtatatgtatatgtatatttcatATTAAAATACAATAAAGAATCTAACATCAAACTATAATAAAATATCTAATACAAAATAATTTCATATGCTATAATCCCACATATAAACTACGAAATCGTAGACTAAAAAgcatctttccttttcttttgaaataaaattattttccttCTTAGAcgataatatataaatattatattttaaatataaaaaaactattaaaaatatgaatacaaatttatttatatattattcaaaatattttctatatatatcaaaatataataaaatatttaatacaaATAATTCTATATGCTATAATCTCACATATAAACTACACAATCATAAACCGAAATgcatctttccttttcttttgaaataaaaatattttccttcttacaaaataatatatagaaaaataaatattaaatataaaaaattaaaaaataacagtacaaatttatttatatattatcaTATATTTCATAACTTAAAATATTACAATTTATAAAACACACGTATTTcatattaaaatacaataaaaaaaaatctaacatcaaattataataaaatatctaATACTAAATAATTACATACACTATAATCCCACCTATAAACTACAAAATCAGACTATAAAGCATCTTTTCTtccttattttatattaaaaagatTTAAATATACAATACTTTAAAAATAAAAGTACAAATTTAGTTAAAATACAATAAAAAGCTCTCCTATACTAATactataataataaaacattcaaTACTAAATAATTCCTATACTATAAAGtacctttccttttctttcttttaaaataaaaataaaaaataaaaaataaaaactatgaTTATGCCACTTCACCACTAAGGAGttgaaaatctgaaaaaaaaaaaagttaaaaaaacaaaatgcaaatgaaacaacatgataacaaaaaCATTATCCGCCCACTGAAAAAACACCAAAAGTCACATGAATGGCGGAGATTCCGTAGGCAATATGAAAAGCAGACAAAAAGGACGGTCATATGAAAAGGAATGGCTGGACTGCCGGTTAAACATCATCACGCCTGCAAATATGTCAAATCGCACTGTAATAGGTATGCGTTTTTCCAATTCAGACCTTTTTGGATGATCACTTCAATTCACTTGTATGAATAaataaacatcaaaatcaaaataaaaaatcttttgTTTAGTAGATGCCGTAATGTCATCAGTATTGTCATTTCAGTGCTTGTCGGACGGAACGGAGGGAGAAGCAGAGTCGTGAAATGACCGAAAATGGACAGATCCAAAAAGACCCTAGACTTTACGACATCATTATTAGTAATAAAAAACCCTTTTTCTGCATGGATTTCATGGCGCTTTGCATATGACTTTACTAAAGTAGCGGGATTTAAATTAACAGTGGTATGATTGATTGCCAGAATCGCGACAAATGCCGCCCAAAAGTTGCCGTCAGTTACGTCAGAAAGCTGGCCGACCTTTTCCATGGGAATTCGGGAAAGAAAGGCCGGGAAATCTGTGGTATGTCGTTTTTAGGGTTTCAGACGAGAGTATATTTCTGAATTTGCGGCAATTGAGGCCGGGCAATCTGTGGCGTGTCTGTACATGCCGTTTAAAGGGCTTCAGACGAGAGTATATTTCTGAATTCGCGTCAATTGAGGCCGGGAAATCTCAGGTGTGTCTTTACATGCCGTTTTTAGGGTTTCAGATGATcgtatatttctttttcttttgtgttgCGCTGTATAATATTTCTTGTACAGTAGCTACGGATAAATACCTTTTTCGACATAATCATTCATGCCATGGGGAATCAATGGAAGtttcttcaatttctttttttctctctttttttgttttttctgttTGTGCAGGGTTCTGTCAAATTCAACAAAGTTTTTTcgatttctttatttattttttttgtttttttgtttgtgaAGTGTTTCTGTCAAATTCAACAAAATTTctgtaattttttttcttttgttttgtttttctatttGTGAAAGATTTCTGTCAAattcaaccaaaaaaacattcaatttcacattttctttttttctttgtttttactgtTTTTTACAGTTTTGGAAAGGTTTATGTCAAATTCAACTAaatttcttcaattttggttttcctttttcttttcttttgtttttctgtTTGTGAAGGGTTTTGTCAAATTCaacagatttttttttttatcaggtACAATGGAtcatattaattttatatatatttgtattaattaggatAAGATAAAGATTACTTTTAACTGTTGAATTGGATGCTGTTTACCAACAATTGATTTTTTATatgatgaaattttcttaaaaaaataatttaccAAGTTATATAATTTTTCAACCcattgctttcctttgaacaagtaaattaaaataatatttctttatttCACACTCTTCCctattctatctctttcttcaaatctcctCTATCTCATTATATAGATATCTCTCTTATTCACTCTTATCTCACCTTCTCTATCAACACTATTGGCAAGAACTTGACACATCGGATCTCTTgtcttaaaaataataatttatcaaGTTTATATAATTAGTCTATTGATTCTTACTAATATTGCTATGTATAGCTAATCTATTGGTTCTTATTGATATTAAATATATGCTTAATTCGATATAAAGTCCATGTGTTTACATCTTGTTAGTGATGGTAAAAACTAcgacacaatctaatccaaaactTACTCTTCCAAATCTAATGGGTTTTAGAAATTGGATGTCTTTTTATGTattgaaataatgcatgaaattacAATAAGAAGACTCTCAAATGAGATATTAAACATGGCATAGTAGCTGAAACATTATAATAAGCAACAATACAATGAGCCACAAGATAGTAGAAAAGTTGTTCTAGAACACATAAGTATCAACTAGCCATTAGATATTGCAAACATAGCATAGTTGAACTAGAAAATACAAGACAACAGTTGTAGAAGGGCTAACTGACAATTGAAAGAACATGACAACTATTGTAGGAAGATTAAATAACAAAATGAAAGTTGAAAAAACATTAGAAACTTGTCTTTTAATGCCACCAACAATCACATTAGCAATCCTGCAAAAAAGACCTTAGGCCCTGAGCAATCACAACATTTCCTTTATTGAGCAGCATCTTGACTTGAAGTTTtatttgttggatttggaaatcaaTTTGTAGGTTCTTTTTAGCCTCAATCTATAATTGAGAAAATGGTGAAGTCAAACAGTAAAAAATGTTTGAGTAAAACACTAGAAATGCAGCTTCTTGGTGAACATTTAGGTTAGTAAAAATAACTtctatatatgaaacatgataacATGCCTGACTGCATCAGCAATAATATTAGAATGCAACCCCACACCAAGAAGGGCTTCTTTCCAATTTAGCCTTTTATGAAGATTTAGCCTTTTGGCtaagtggagagataaggagaaattaattaaattaatttcttataaagtcattaaataaattaaaaaagtgactttatttttaattaatataattaaaataagtgactaaaataaaatattaaattataaagtcacttaataaataataaagtgtacctaccctcttctagaaggaatctcATGATGCgttatgaaaaggataaatagaagagggtGATGGATGATTAAGGAAGATTGGAGATTTGGATATGATGAAATGACAGATGCGTGGCATTGGTTGAATCTCTAAGGATGCAAACCTTCAGCAGATTTGATAGAAGGGTTGgacgaaaccctagttcttcatttTGGGAGTAGGTTTGTGATCATGGAATCTACATCAGTGCCTaaatttgtgaagtcttcttttGAAGACAAATTTGCAGATGGAAGAGAAAGACATTGCAGTCTTTCTTAATTGTGCTTATTGAGGATTTCAagatattttcagattttcatattaTTGCCCATGGTGTGTCGATTTTGATTGGAGAAGGAAGGCGATTTTATTAAAGATCTTTTGGATGTGATGATTAGGTGAAGCTGATCAAAAATAGCAAGTATGAGGCAAATCAGTTTAATCCCTTCAAAGCCACGATTTGTTCACATTGCATCATTAAGGCTTCATAACTTCTTTTGGAAGACAACGAATCGATCGGAAGGACAGGGCGATCTCTTTGGTATACATTTGAGGTGAATAAACATAAGTTGCAGCCAATCATTATTCTGAAGCAATTTACAACTTCCCACAATTTTGTACACTGTGCATTTTTGGAGCATTGAGGTTTCAATTGGAGGCTAGCATTTTGAGTATGAGACCTAAGCGTCTCTTTTGATGGCTATTGGGAAAGGAAAATGATTAAGGATGGGCATTCATGAATTAAAAATCAGAATCGAGTTGGGTCTGCTATTACCTATAATATATGCCATTAGCTTGTCAACTTGACCTCCAAATTCTTCACTTGAGGTGGCAAAACATTCCAACAATTAAGGCGATCTTCTTGGAGGAGGATTGAAGTGATATCGGCTGCCATTCCCTAGAGATCTCAAACCTCCATTGCTGCAACAAGGTCGAAGTTAGTAGAggtttgatttgacaatttgaagagtCATTAAGATTGGATATTGTTTGCTCCTTCAAGGCGCCCCTTAGCAGGTTCATTAGACATTGCTTTCATTGTATTTTTCAGTGTGTTTGCATGAGTATGGTTACAGTTTCCTATGTACTGAGAAAATATGATCAATGACAGACAATCAGCAATATTATCATAGCTGTCAATTGAAATGTAATGTGATCTATCATGTGAATAAGAGTGATAGGAGTTTTCTTGAGTTAACATTTAATCTTATGTACTTGTCTGAGCACACATGCCATCTGTTTGATGTAATGACAATAGTCCTATGAGTCTGATTTTTGAATCTATTTTGGTAGTAGATGCATTCTAAGCTCCATACTTTCATAGATAACCATTATAGATTGTTGTTTCATAAATTAAATGCTTGTGTGGTGAATGCTATATCGAACTGAAAACAAACTAAGACAGCGGTCTGCATAACACGTAGCAGTAGTAAACAGCATAACACATAGATTTGACAGCAAATATTCCTTGTTTAAGTCTTCAATTGGACAAGGGATATTAGATTGGTATCAAAGCGGTTTCATGTCATCCTATTGGGGGGGTACATAGGGAAGATGGATTTTGATAAATCCACTTTTTATTTGATAAGAAACTTGCAAGCTTTGTTGAATGATCTGGAAACAGAACGAGGATTTCTAGGAATGTTTGggaaatcaaagaaaaaggaaatttATCAACCTACAAGCGATCATGGGAAAACATTCAGACAGGAGCATAGTATGAGCAGGAATGAAATGAGAAGACAAGGTCTATGCTTCACTTGTAAAGGTCTGTGGGAGTTGAATCACAAATGTATGGATGAAAGGAtggttaaaaataaaatgaaacaagcaagaaagaaaatgaagttcaTGTGTCTTCAACTGATGGGGAAATGTCTGAACATAAAGATCTAATAGCAGCCACTTCTATGATGCCAATTAATGATGATTCTTCCAAGGGAAGCAAAGAGGAGAAGGGTAAAATTCTGATTTTGGGCAGCAGCTGTTTACTTCCTCATTCTTATGAGATTGCTACTCATATACATAGAGGAACTTGTGAAGATAGGTCACCAAGTGTTAGCTCACCAAATGCTAGTGTTGCGGGTGAAAATTCCAATAGAGATGCACTTGTGAAGCTTGAAGAAAATGACAAGTATGCTGATGACAGCAGACACATTTCTTCACTTCATCATGAGAATGATGATACCTTGGAATCATCTCTAGATGGCACTCAAGAATTGGGTGTTAAAGATGAGCTGGAAGGGATAAATTCAAATCATGAGCATTTTGATTTTGTATATCAGACTTGGGTAGATGTAGAAATTGACCCTCTTCTAAGTGAAGCAGCCACTAGTGTTTTGACTACAACTGATGGAGGAGACACATTGCAATGGCATGATATCTTCACTGATTTATTTGAGGACAACAACATTATGTTCCATGATATTCATGAGATTACAACCCTTACacatgcaagagttagtgaggatgagCCTACAAGTGTTGAGCATGAAGAAGAAGCGCTTATAGAAGTTGAAGGCATGACACAAATGCATGACAACGGTGCTAATTGTTATAGAAACATTGTTATAACTATATATCCTCAAGGTTATGCAGCTCATAATCATGGAGAAGACAATATCATGGAGTTCCCTAATGTTGGCATTCAAGTTTGGGAAGGCAGTCGTGAGACATGGGTTGTTGATGTACATAGTAAGAGGTATGATTTTGTGCATCATGGCATAGAAGACGTTAAAAGGACTCAAATCATGTGTGATGTGTGGTTAAGAAAAGCTAAGCAAGCTAAGTTGCTAGTTGTCCAAACAAGGCAACACTTACAAAAGGTCAAGGAGCGTTGCAACCATTTAGAACATGAGTGTAGTGACCTTTTGAGATCAGCCACACATGAAATACTTTGGGGTGTTAAGGAAGACACCTACATTACACATTTGAAGTGTGCACCTATTTCTTATGATATGACAGCTATCTACTTATTGATTGGTGACTCAATCTACCTTGATTCTGCTTGGGTTAGTGGTTGTCTTGTTTGGTTTTCCAAAGCACTTTTAGATTTGGCATGGTCTACACCAGCTATCCAGTGGCACGAAAGTGTGTGGGGACATACCTATTCTATGGAGAATGAGTATGAGATGGATCTCTTTGATTTACAATGCCTTCTAGGTTGGGAGATTCAATGTGATTGGAGGAATCATTTCATCTTCATATCATGTGGTAGGATTGATGCATTGGTTTAGGATCTAGGTATTGTCACAGTTGAGGCTTGCACTCCTATGGC contains these protein-coding regions:
- the LOC131027902 gene encoding uncharacterized protein LOC131027902, with translation MAGLPVKHHHACKYVKSHCNSACRTERREKQSREMTENGQIQKDPRLYDIIIKSRQMPPKSCRQLRQKAGRPFPWEFGKERPGNLWYVVFRVSDESIFLNLRQLRPGNLWRVCTCRLKGFRREYISEFASIEAGKSQGSVKFNKVFSISLFIFFVFFFGKVYVKFN